The Pseudomonadota bacterium genome includes the window ACATGAACCGTATGACCAAATTGCGCTGCCCAAGATCCTTTTGTCAGAGCCGGAATGGTAAACCAACCATAAAAAGCAATATCGTGGCCTCCAAGCAAGGACATCATCATGCCACTGATGGGGGCTACAAACATTAAAACGTAGAGCAATGTATGGGTCAGGTGCGCGCTGGCTTTTTGCCACCGCGGCATGTCGCTTGGAAGTTTAGGAGCTATAGTACGCCAGCGCCATAGCAAGCGCAGTGTGACCAGAGCTAGGACAACGACACCTGTGGATTTATGATAGAGATAGAATGGAATGCGTTC containing:
- a CDS encoding cytochrome b, which gives rise to MKIQNTTTTYGTFSKTLHWSLAILIFAMIGSGLYMVDMPRTPERIPFYLYHKSTGVVVLALVTLRLLWRWRTIAPKLPSDMPRWQKASAHLTHTLLYVLMFVAPISGMMMSLLGGHDIAFYGWFTIPALTKGSWAAQFGHTVHVQLIYLWVLLLGLHISAALYHHFVCRDDILKRMLFGSR